In Bosea vestrisii, the following are encoded in one genomic region:
- a CDS encoding SRPBCC family protein: MARVYVSSVIAAPAVKVWARVRDFNGLPNWHPRIAESRIENGEPADKVGCIRAFSLRSGDRLREQLLGLSDYDMFCTYAILDSPMPLTNYVATLRLTPITDQERTFIEWSADFDCAPEREAELVAGIGTNVFQGGFDALKRAFGG, encoded by the coding sequence ATGGCCCGCGTCTACGTTTCCAGCGTCATCGCCGCTCCCGCCGTCAAGGTCTGGGCCCGGGTGCGCGACTTCAACGGCCTGCCGAACTGGCACCCCCGCATCGCCGAAAGCCGGATCGAGAACGGCGAGCCGGCCGACAAGGTCGGCTGCATCCGCGCCTTCTCGCTGCGCAGCGGCGACCGGCTGCGAGAGCAGCTGCTCGGCCTCTCCGACTACGATATGTTCTGCACCTATGCGATCCTCGACTCGCCGATGCCGCTGACGAACTACGTCGCGACGCTCAGGCTGACGCCGATCACCGACCAGGAGCGGACCTTCATCGAGTGGTCGGCCGATTTCGACTGCGCGCCGGAGCGCGAGGCCGAGCTCGTCGCCGGCATAGGCACCAATGTCTTCCAGGGCGGTTTCGACGCCCTCAAGCGCGCCTTTGGGGGATAG
- a CDS encoding SRPBCC family protein, which yields MPHVVRSTIIDTPADRLWSVLRDFNGHDKWHPIVVRSEIERAYPADRVGCVRRFVLRDGSELREQLLTLSDLEMTFSYCLLDTPIPLFNYVAHVRLLPVTDGNRSFWHWESRFTTPPGREAELARLVGDEVYTNGIEAVRRLPAIVGEEV from the coding sequence ATGCCCCATGTTGTCCGCAGCACGATCATCGATACGCCGGCGGACCGGCTCTGGTCGGTCCTGCGCGACTTCAACGGACACGACAAATGGCACCCCATCGTGGTGCGGAGCGAGATCGAACGCGCCTACCCGGCCGACCGGGTCGGCTGCGTCAGGCGCTTCGTCCTGCGCGACGGCAGCGAATTGCGCGAGCAGCTGCTTACGCTCTCCGATCTCGAGATGACCTTCAGCTACTGCCTGCTCGATACGCCGATCCCGCTGTTCAACTACGTCGCCCATGTCCGGCTGCTGCCGGTGACCGACGGCAATCGCAGCTTCTGGCACTGGGAAAGCCGCTTCACCACGCCACCCGGGCGGGAGGCGGAACTCGCCAGACTCGTCGGCGACGAGGTCTACACCAACGGCATCGAGGCGGTCCGCCGCCTGCCCGCGATCGTCGGCGAGGAGGTCTGA
- a CDS encoding FAD binding domain-containing protein → MLDLRTCASLSEAAGIVSGDRQALLIGGGTLVMREVNEGRLTEGTLVRVTDPAFRQISAGGARVELGAGVTMAMVLANRELACLHAPARGIGGPAVRTMATIGGNLFAAAPYGDFTVALLALDAQVVLQSGYGSGRAVSLEDFLSARERGGQGLVTAVQFARPQNPPELHFRKISRVKPKGISVLSIAAYLPLSGGRVTQARVAYGAMAPTPIRARGVERALDGKPLDQAAIQAAKQAALEGCRPATDAIASEWYRREILPVHLGRLLAGEPR, encoded by the coding sequence ATGCTCGATCTGAGAACCTGCGCGAGCCTGTCGGAAGCCGCCGGCATCGTCTCCGGCGATCGCCAGGCGCTGCTGATCGGCGGCGGCACCCTGGTGATGCGTGAGGTCAACGAGGGCCGGCTGACCGAGGGCACGCTCGTGCGCGTCACTGATCCGGCCTTCCGCCAGATCAGCGCCGGCGGCGCCCGCGTCGAGCTCGGTGCCGGCGTGACCATGGCGATGGTGCTGGCCAACCGCGAGCTCGCCTGTCTGCATGCGCCTGCACGCGGCATCGGCGGGCCGGCGGTCCGGACGATGGCGACGATCGGCGGCAATCTTTTCGCCGCTGCGCCCTATGGCGACTTCACCGTGGCGCTGCTGGCGCTCGATGCGCAGGTCGTGCTGCAATCCGGCTATGGCTCGGGCCGGGCGGTATCGCTGGAGGATTTCCTGAGCGCGCGCGAACGCGGCGGCCAGGGCCTGGTCACCGCCGTTCAGTTCGCCAGGCCGCAGAACCCGCCCGAGCTCCACTTCCGCAAGATCAGCCGGGTCAAGCCGAAGGGCATCTCGGTGCTCTCGATCGCGGCCTATTTGCCGCTCTCGGGTGGCCGCGTCACGCAGGCGCGCGTCGCCTATGGCGCGATGGCGCCGACCCCGATCCGCGCCCGCGGCGTCGAGCGCGCCCTCGACGGCAAGCCGCTCGACCAGGCGGCGATCCAGGCGGCAAAGCAGGCGGCGCTCGAAGGCTGCCGGCCGGCGACCGACGCAATCGCGAGCGAGTGGTACCGGCGCGAGATCCTCCCCGTCCATCTCGGCCGGCTCCTGGCCGGCGAACCCCGCTGA
- a CDS encoding (2Fe-2S)-binding protein: MAKLPVQFRLNGSDRATFVDPASNLLDTLRRGLGDFGPKYGCGQGTCGVCTVLVDGEPQLACLTLAASCEGRQIETTSGMADGPELHPLQAAFMDHFAAQCGFCTPGMLTAARALLAKNPHPSRDEVVEAISGNICRCTGYEPIIAAILAAADAPGARRA; the protein is encoded by the coding sequence ATGGCCAAGCTCCCGGTCCAGTTCCGCCTCAATGGCAGCGATCGCGCCACCTTCGTCGACCCGGCGAGCAATCTGCTCGATACGCTCCGCCGCGGGCTCGGCGACTTCGGCCCGAAATATGGCTGCGGCCAGGGCACCTGCGGCGTCTGCACCGTGCTGGTCGACGGCGAGCCGCAACTCGCCTGCCTGACGCTCGCGGCCTCCTGCGAGGGCCGCCAGATCGAGACCACCTCCGGGATGGCTGATGGCCCCGAGCTGCATCCGCTGCAGGCCGCCTTCATGGACCATTTCGCCGCGCAATGCGGCTTCTGCACGCCGGGCATGCTGACCGCCGCGCGGGCGCTGCTGGCAAAGAACCCGCATCCAAGCCGGGACGAGGTCGTCGAGGCGATCAGCGGCAACATCTGTCGCTGCACCGGTTACGAGCCGATCATCGCCGCCATTCTCGCCGCAGCGGACGCGCCCGGCGCGCGCCGGGCCTGA